The genomic interval GCACCGAAGGTGCCAGCAAAGCCAGCGGCAGGCGTGATCGCAACGAGACCGGCAACAGCACCCGAGACATAGCCCAGAGCCGAAGCATGACCGCGGGTGATCTTTTCGCCGACGGCCCAGGCAATGGCGGCCGCAGCAGGTGCAGTGATGGTGTTGAGGAAGGCCTGAGCGGCAAGACCGTTGGCACCCAGAGCGGAACCAGCGTTAAAGCCAAACCAGCCGACCCAGAGCAGGCAGGCGCCGATATAGGTGAAGACCAGGTTATGCGGTGCAATCGGTTCCTTCATGTAGCCCAGACGTGGGCCAAGCACGATGGCAGCGACGAGAGCGGCCACACCGGAGTTGATGTGAACCACGGTGCCACCGGCAAAGTCGAGCGCACCCATCTGGAAGAACAGGCCGGCGCTGGACCACACCATGTGGGCGATCGGCAGGTAGGAAAAGGTGAACCAGATGGCGAGGAACGCCATGACGGCACCGAACTTCATGCGTTCGGCAATGCCGCCAACGACCAGCGTTGCGGTGATGCAGGCGAAGGTCAGCTGGAAGACCACAAAGACCAGTTCCGGAATGGTACCGGAGACCGAATCTGGGTTCACATTGGCGAGGAAGAAGTTGGAGAAGTCGCCGATGAAGGCCGAGATGCCGCCTTCGGTCGGGCCGGAGAAGGCGAGCGAGTAGCCATAGGCAACCCAGAGCAGCGCGATAATCGAGAAGGCGCCGAACACCTGGGTGACGACCGAGAGGATGTTCTTGGAGCGGACCAGACCGCCATAGAACAGGGCAACGCCCGGAATGGTCATCAGGATGACCAGCAGGGTCGAAACGAGCATCCAGGCGGTGTCGCCTGCATCGATAGTGGCAACAGCTTCTGGCACCGCTTCGGCGGCCGGCACGGCAGCGTCCTGGGCGAATGCTGGCAGGGCCAGCAACAGGGAGGCAAGTGCGACGCTCCCCAAAATCTTTGACGTTTTCATCTGATGTTTCTCCCGATGACGCTTAGAGGGCAGCCGCGCCGGTCTCGCCGGTGCGGATACGGGTGACGGCGAGCAGATCGAGCACGAAAATCTTGCCATCGCCGATGCGACCGGTCTGGGCGCTGTCACGGATGGCGGTGCTCACGGCATCGGCGAGCGCGTCATCGACGGCAATCTCGACCTTCAGCTTGGGCAGGAAATGCACGGCATATTCAGTGCCGCGGTAGATTTCGGAATGCCCCTTCTGGCGGCCGTAACCCTTCACTTCCGTCACGGTCATGCCGTGAACGTCGAGCGAGTTGAGTGCCTGGCGAACCTCTTCGAGGCGTGATGGCTTGATAATTGCGATCACCAGTTTCATTTGAGCCCCTTTGCGACTTGGCGCTGGTCTGGAATGGCTTACTAGACTCAAGCGCCGTGCCAACTTGGCCTCACCGCGAAACTACCAGCGTTTTCAAAGCACTAGAATTTGCCGACGGAAAGCGTCCAAAATGACGGCAGCGAATTGCTCAAGGATTGGGCAAGTTCAAAGGCCGCTGCGCTTTTTTGAGGCACTGGTCTGATGGCGATGAACCGGGATGCGATGATGTGCATTATTGGCAGCAGCAGCAGATCGTCGTAGGGGTCAGCAAGCTTGATGCAGGAGAGCGGCATGGCCAAGAACGAAGCGTTTGATGTCATCATCGTGGGCGGCGGACCGGTCGGGCTGACGCTGGCGCTGGCGCTGGTTCAGCCCGCCAAGGGCATCCGCGTGGCGCTGGTCGATAGGCGGCCGCTCTCGGTGCCGCGCGACGCGCGGGCCTCGGCAATAGCAGCCGGTGTGCGACGCGTGTTCGAGGCGCTGGGCGTATGGCCGCAAATGGCCGCTGCGGCGCAGCCAATCACCGCCATGCGGATTACCGATTCCGGCGAAGGCGATATTTCACGGCCGCTGTTTTTGACCTTTGATGGCGATGTCGCGCCGGGCGAAGCCTTTGCGCATATGGTGCCCAATAGCGTCAGCGGGCAGGTTTTGCTCGATGCGGTTGCCGACAAGATTTCCGTTTTGGCCCCCGCAACGATTACCGGGCTGGCCAACGAGACAGATGGCGCGCGGCTGACGCTGGCGGATGGTCGGGTGCTATCGGCACCACTTGTCGTTGCGGCGGATGGCGGACAATCGGCCCTGCGGCAGATGGCCGGCATTGGCGTGATCGCGCATGACTACAAGCAGACCGGGCTCGTGACGACCATTGGCCACGCCCTGCCCCATGACGGCGTTGCCTATGAGCATTTCCGGCCAGCCGGGCCATTTGCCAGTCTGCCGCTGCCGGGCAATCGCTCGTCGCTGGTCTGGACGGAGCGCAGTGCCGACGCGCCGGGCTTTCTGGCAATGGACGCGGCAACATTGGCCGGCGAAATCGAAGCCGTGATGGGCTCGACACTGGGCGCCGTGACGGTTGAAGAGCAGTTGCAGGGCTTTCCGCTGCGGCTGCAGATCGCGCGGGATTTCGTCTCAAAGCGCCTGGCACTGGTGGGTGATGCGGCCCACGTGGTGCATCCCATTGCCGGGCAAGGCCTCAATCTGGGGCTCAAGGATGTCGCGGCACTGGCAGAGGTGGTGGTCGAGGCGGTACGGCTCGGGCTCGATCACGGTGGCGATGATGTGCTGGAACGCTATCAGGCGTGGCGGCGGCTCGACACGGCCAGCATGGCGGCAATGACAGATGGGTTGAACCGGCTGTTTTCCAACGATGTGGCGCCCGTCCGCGCGCTGCGCGACTTCGGGCTGGGGCTCGTCGAACGGGCGGGGCCAATCAAGTCGGCGCTGATCCGAACAGCGTCCGGCGTATCGGCCAGCGGGCCTAAACTGCTGAGCGGCTTGCCAATCTGATCGGGCTTGATTGCCCCTCCTTGAACCAGATGGCGTTTGCGACGTTGTCAGGTTCAACAAGGAAGGATCGGCACATGCTGAAGGACACTGACTCTGCTGCCATCATCGCGGTTCGCGACCTGGCGAGGGCCCGCGATTTCTACACCAATGTTTTGGGACTGACGGTGGTGAAGGGCGATGACAACGTCATCGAACTCAAGACCGGCGGGACAACGCTGGTGATCTATGTCTCCAAGTTTGCCGGCACCAACAAAGCCAATGCGGTGGTGTGGGGCGTGGGTGACCAGATCGAAACCATCGTCGCCGACCTCAAGGCCAAAGGCGTTACCTTCGAGCACTATGACGGCATGCCGCGCACTGGCGACATCCATGGTGGTGGTGACTTCAAGATGGTTTGGTTCAAGGACCCGGACGGCAATATCCTGCACCTGAACTCGATGTGATCAGGGCAGCTTGCGCAGGAACTGCGCCAGATTGTCGGTGACGTGATGCACATGCGAACCGGCGGCGCGGCCGAGTTCCCATGCCTCGACCTGCTCATGGGCGTAGCTTTCGCCAGCGACCACCTGCACGGTGGACATGCCCACATCATGCGGCACGACGAGATTTTTCTCGAGATCGTCGAACATGACGGCCTTGGTCGGATCGATACCGTGTAGCGCGAAGAACCCGTCATAGGCCTCGCGGTGTGGCTTGGGCACATAGGTCATGGCCCGAATGTCATGCACGTGCTCGAACAAATCATCGCCGCCAAGCTTTGACAGCACCGAGCGGGCATGGCCGGTATCGCCATTGGTCAGGATGAACTTGCGGCCCGGCAGAGCGCGAATGGCGGCCACCAGATCGGGATGCGCTTCGACCGGCGAATAGTCGATGGCGTGCACGGTCTTGAGGAAATGGTCCGGGTCGATTTCGTGCTGCTGCATCAACCCGTTCAGGGTCGTGCCGAAGTCGCGATAATAGGATTTCTGCAGATCGCGCGCCGCCACAAACTCGAGCTGCGTCACATCCATCACGTAATTGGTGATCTTGAGATCGATCTGGGCAAACAGATTGCACTCACGCGGATAGAGCGTGTTGTCGAGATCAAAGACCCAATCGGAGATGTGGGACAGGCTGCGGGCGGTGATCGGCGGAAGATCGTTCATTGAACCATTATGACTGAAAGTGGTGAAGTTTTCACCTCAGGGGATTGAGAGCGGCGCGGGAGCGTCGCCCTCAAAAAGCGGATTACTTCGCCGTATTGGCTTCGACAGCCAGACCGAGCGCGGTGATCAGGCCAGCAGGGTTGGCCGCAGCGGCCATCAGCACCAGCAGCGAGGTTGGCGATGGTGGCGCAAGCTTGACTTCAAGGCTCTGTGGATTGTCGAGGAAGGCCGATACGGGCGGCACGACAATGTCATTGAGCGCAGGGATACCCGAGCTTGCGATTACGCTTGGCAGCATAGCCTTGAGGCCTGCGACGAAGTTGGCGCGGTCGGTGCCATTGTCCTTGGCGACGGAATCGAGAGCCTTGCCGGCCAGCGATGCATCGTCATAGCGCACGCTGGCACCAACGATGGAGACGCCCTGCAGCAGAGCCATGCCCTGCATCATCTGGGCCTGAGCCTGTTCCTGGGTTGGCTCGCCAGCAGCGGCCATCTTGGCCTGCATGGCGTAGATCTGATCGAGCACAGCCGGGGTGAAGCCGGTGATGTCGAGCGCGATATCGAGCGAGCCGACATCCGCAAAATCGAGCAGGAACTGATTGATCTGAATGTGGCCATCGGACATCGACCAGGCCATGTCCATGGAGATGTCGCCGTTGACGGTGGTCAGGCCGAGTGCGTCAATGGTGTCGGCAGCGTCTGGCTCTTCTTCGCGCAGCGAGGTGAGGTCAACCGTGATGCCCGAGACTTCAAACGTGGAGGTCAGGTCGGTCAGGGCTGCGCTGCCAAATTCTGGATTGAACTTGGATTCCGACGTGACCGAGTCAAACGAAACGACTTCGACGCCATCGCGCGTGACCGACAGCGGGCCGGTGCTGAACGACTGATAAAGCTGCAGCAGGCCAACAGCCGATGGGGGATTGCCGGCTGGCACGTAGAAGCCATCAACGCGGATGTCGCTAAGGCTGAGATGGCCGACTGGTTCCGCGGTAAACTCGGTGTCGATGTCCGGAATGGTGACCGAGTCAGCGAAATAGCTGCCATCGCCATTTTCGGTGACGCCCGAGAAGGTGATCTCGGTGTCGAGAACCATTGGCTCCATCGGGGCTTCTGGCGTCGAGGGAATGGAAGCGGTGAGGCCATCAACGGTGATAGTATCGCCATCAAGCGTGGCCGGGCCGAATTCGAGATCGTAGCCCATGGTCTTGTAGACTGCGGCCACCCGGTCAACGAATGACTGAGCATCCAGAGCCATAGCGGGCTGCAACATTACGCCAGTGGCGACAGTCGCCAGCAGCAAAAGCTTTGTCCTCGACATCAACATCGTCTCCAGTATTGTGATTGGTTTTGTTTTTCAGGCGTTTGAGATAGCGGGGCTTCGTCGAACAATTCCACCCAAGGCGATTGCAACGGAATGCGGCGGAAAAACGCCTATTCTGTAAAAGATGCTACCGATGGCGCAAAGATAAGACGTTTCGATGAAGCACAACCTTGGGCGGGCGAGAAGGTTTCACGCAGGCTCATGGTCAAGGAATTGTCGATAGGCCGGATTTTCGGTTTCTTCCCAATAGGGGAAGCCGATGGCGTCAATATGGGCGATGAAATCGGCCCGGGTTGACGGCGGCACCTGGATGCCCACCAGTACGCGACCATAATCGGCGCCGTGATTGCGATAATGGAACAGCGAAATGTTCCATTCGTCGGTCAGGCCATCGAGGAATTTGAGCAGGGCGCCGGGGCGCTCTGGGAATTCGAAGCGGTAGACGACCTCGTCACGCAGGTCGCTGACGCGACCACCGACCATGTGGCGGACATGGAGCTTGGCGACTTCGTTATCAGTGAGGTCGGTGACCTTGAGACCATGGTTTTCCAGCTGGGCCAGGATCTCGAGCTTTTCGGTATCGCCCCGGGTGAGCTTGACGCCGACGAAGATCTTGGCGGTCTTGCCCTGCGAGATGCGGTAGTTGAATTCCGAAATGGAACGCTGGCCGAGCAGGCGCATGAAAGCGCGATAGCTGCCGGGCTGCTCAGGGATTTCAACGCTCAGCAAAGCCTCGGCACGCTCACCGATTTCGGCGCGCTCGGCGACGTAGCGCAGGCGGTCGAAATTGACATTGGCGCCGGAATTGATGGCGATCAGCGCGCCGCGAGGGGCATCGCCATTTTCAACCTGACGGCGTAGACCCGCGAGGGCCAGGGCACCGGCCGGTTCGGCAATGGCGCGGGTATCGTCAAAGATATCCTTGATAGCGGCGCAGATTTCGTCGGCCGAGACGGTGACGATATCGTCGAGCAGTTCGCGGCAGATGCGGAAGGTTTCGTCGCCCACCTTGCGCACGGCCACGCCGTCGGCAAACAGGCCAACCTGATCGAGTTCGACCGGATAGCCGGCGGCAATCGCCGCCTTCATGCTGGCAGCTTCTTCGGGTTCAACACCGATGACGCGGATTTCGGGGCGCAGGAATTTAACGAAGGCGGCAATGCCTGAAGCGAGTCCGCCGCCGCCAATGGGCACATAGATGGCGCCGATATCGCCGGGGTGCTGGCGCAGCAATTCCATGCCGATCGTGCCCTGCCCCGCGATCACATCGGGGTCATCGAAGGGGTGGACCACGATATAGCCGTTCTGCTCGGCCAGTTCGGCCGCATGGCCGCGTGCGGCGTCAAAGCCATCGCCGAACAGCACGACTTCGCCGCCAAGGCGACGCACGGCACCAACCTTGATGGCGGGGGTCGTCGTGGGCATGACGATGACGGCACGAATACCGAGGCGGGTTGCCGAAAGGGCGACGCCCTGGGCGTGATTGCCAGCCGAAGCGCAGATGACACCGCGCTCGCGCTCTTGCTGTGTCAGATGGGCGATACGGTTGTGCGCACCCCGAATCTTGAACGAAAAGACCGGCTGCAAATCTTCGCGCTTGAGCAAAATCTGCGCATCGAGGCGGGCAGAGAGCAGCTTCATCTCATCGAGCGGGGTCTGCTCGGCGGCTTCATAGACAGATGAGGTCAGGATGCGGCGGACATAGTCCTGCATGGCGGTGCTCCGGCGTTTTGCGGCGAGCAACGCCTTGGCGCACCAATTGTCAATACTTGAGCGACCCGGTCAGGCTATGCGCCGACGACCACCGCGCGCCGCAACCAGCGAGATCAGCAATCCGGCCACCAGAGCGACCAGCAATGGCCAGTAGCGCACCTGCGAAAACACCGTGCTGGCGAGGCGTTCATGCGGGCGCACATCAAGCACCGACATTTCCATCGGCGGGATCTGGCCAGTGATGCGGCCGAGCGGATCGGTAGCAAAGGTCAGGCCGGAATTGGCGGCACGAATCAGGCTCATGCCCTCCTCAACCGCACGGACGCGGGCATGATGGGCGTGCTGGGCCGGACCAATCGAGCCATCGAACCAGGCATCGTTGGTGATGTTGAGGATAAACTGGGCGCCGGCCGTATCGCCGAGATCGCCCGAGAACAGAATTTCGTAGCAGATCAGCGCGAGGAAGGCCGGAGTATTGGGCAGGCTCATCAGGCGGCGCCGCGCATCGCCATGGGCCCAGCCTTCGGCGCCGGGCACGAATTGCTTGATGCCGAACTGCGCAAAGAACGGACCGAAGGGCAGAAATTCGCCGAACGGCACCAGATGAGACTTGTCGTAGGAGGCGATGACCTCGCCATT from Devosia sp. 2618 carries:
- a CDS encoding ammonium transporter; protein product: MKTSKILGSVALASLLLALPAFAQDAAVPAAEAVPEAVATIDAGDTAWMLVSTLLVILMTIPGVALFYGGLVRSKNILSVVTQVFGAFSIIALLWVAYGYSLAFSGPTEGGISAFIGDFSNFFLANVNPDSVSGTIPELVFVVFQLTFACITATLVVGGIAERMKFGAVMAFLAIWFTFSYLPIAHMVWSSAGLFFQMGALDFAGGTVVHINSGVAALVAAIVLGPRLGYMKEPIAPHNLVFTYIGACLLWVGWFGFNAGSALGANGLAAQAFLNTITAPAAAAIAWAVGEKITRGHASALGYVSGAVAGLVAITPAAGFAGTFGAIVLGAVTGFVCLWAVVTLKPLLKYDDSLDVFGIHGIGGIVGAIGTAIVAAPSLGGFGAEGYSIGGQLVTQVLAVIVAIVWSGVVALVAMLIVKAIFGGARAPESAEIDGLDLSSHGERAYN
- a CDS encoding VOC family protein encodes the protein MLKDTDSAAIIAVRDLARARDFYTNVLGLTVVKGDDNVIELKTGGTTLVIYVSKFAGTNKANAVVWGVGDQIETIVADLKAKGVTFEHYDGMPRTGDIHGGGDFKMVWFKDPDGNILHLNSM
- a CDS encoding pyrimidine 5'-nucleotidase, encoding MNDLPPITARSLSHISDWVFDLDNTLYPRECNLFAQIDLKITNYVMDVTQLEFVAARDLQKSYYRDFGTTLNGLMQQHEIDPDHFLKTVHAIDYSPVEAHPDLVAAIRALPGRKFILTNGDTGHARSVLSKLGGDDLFEHVHDIRAMTYVPKPHREAYDGFFALHGIDPTKAVMFDDLEKNLVVPHDVGMSTVQVVAGESYAHEQVEAWELGRAAGSHVHHVTDNLAQFLRKLP
- a CDS encoding FAD-dependent monooxygenase, yielding MAKNEAFDVIIVGGGPVGLTLALALVQPAKGIRVALVDRRPLSVPRDARASAIAAGVRRVFEALGVWPQMAAAAQPITAMRITDSGEGDISRPLFLTFDGDVAPGEAFAHMVPNSVSGQVLLDAVADKISVLAPATITGLANETDGARLTLADGRVLSAPLVVAADGGQSALRQMAGIGVIAHDYKQTGLVTTIGHALPHDGVAYEHFRPAGPFASLPLPGNRSSLVWTERSADAPGFLAMDAATLAGEIEAVMGSTLGAVTVEEQLQGFPLRLQIARDFVSKRLALVGDAAHVVHPIAGQGLNLGLKDVAALAEVVVEAVRLGLDHGGDDVLERYQAWRRLDTASMAAMTDGLNRLFSNDVAPVRALRDFGLGLVERAGPIKSALIRTASGVSASGPKLLSGLPI
- a CDS encoding P-II family nitrogen regulator — protein: MKLVIAIIKPSRLEEVRQALNSLDVHGMTVTEVKGYGRQKGHSEIYRGTEYAVHFLPKLKVEIAVDDALADAVSTAIRDSAQTGRIGDGKIFVLDLLAVTRIRTGETGAAAL
- the ilvA gene encoding threonine ammonia-lyase, biosynthetic codes for the protein MLAAKRRSTAMQDYVRRILTSSVYEAAEQTPLDEMKLLSARLDAQILLKREDLQPVFSFKIRGAHNRIAHLTQQERERGVICASAGNHAQGVALSATRLGIRAVIVMPTTTPAIKVGAVRRLGGEVVLFGDGFDAARGHAAELAEQNGYIVVHPFDDPDVIAGQGTIGMELLRQHPGDIGAIYVPIGGGGLASGIAAFVKFLRPEIRVIGVEPEEAASMKAAIAAGYPVELDQVGLFADGVAVRKVGDETFRICRELLDDIVTVSADEICAAIKDIFDDTRAIAEPAGALALAGLRRQVENGDAPRGALIAINSGANVNFDRLRYVAERAEIGERAEALLSVEIPEQPGSYRAFMRLLGQRSISEFNYRISQGKTAKIFVGVKLTRGDTEKLEILAQLENHGLKVTDLTDNEVAKLHVRHMVGGRVSDLRDEVVYRFEFPERPGALLKFLDGLTDEWNISLFHYRNHGADYGRVLVGIQVPPSTRADFIAHIDAIGFPYWEETENPAYRQFLDHEPA